The Acinetobacter sp. SAAs474 DNA window TCTCATAAAGCCGTCACTTGATGACGGCTTTATTATTTCTACGATGAGCAAGTTATTATAATGTTATAATATAGTTATTAAGGGAAAGATACCGATAGAATTTAAAAGAGAGCACAACATGAGTTATTTTGGTACCGATGGAATTCGTGGTAAATTTGGCGAACTCCCTATCACACCTGAATTCGCGCTTAAATTGGGATTTGCAGCGGGTAAGGTATTAAAAAACTACAGTACAAAAACTAAACCGATTGTTGTTTTGGGTAAAGATACACGACTTTCTGGTTATATTTTAGAGGCCGCATTACAAGCTGGATTAAATGCAGCAGGTGTGTATGTACATTTATTAGGGCCATTGCCTACACCTGCAATTGCGCATTTAACACGTGCATTACATGCCAGTTTGGGGATTGTGATTTCAGCTTCGCATAACCCATATCAAGATAATGGAATCAAGTTTTTTTCTGGTGAAGGTAAAAAATTACCAGATGATGTCCAAGATGCGATTAATCGAGAATTGGAACAAGAGATTAAAATTGAAGATACGGCAAATTTGGGTAAAAGTGTTCGTGTAAAAGACGCCAACGGTCGTTATATTGAATTTTGTAAATCAACTTTCCCTTATCATTTTGATTTATCAAATTTAAAAATTGTCGTCGACTGTGCTAATGGTGCAGCATATAACGTTGGTCCTGCGGTATTTCGTGAGTTAGGTGCCAAAGTCATCGCATTATACAATGAACCTGATGGTTTAAATATTAATAAAAATTGTGGTTCTACTCATCCAGAAAATTTACAAAAAGCGGTCATTAAGCATCAGGCAGATTTAGGGATTGCTTTTGATGGTGATGCTGATCGTGTGATTATGGTAGATAAGTATGGTCAACAAGTTACAGGTGATCATATTTTATATATTTTAGCGACCCAAGCCGCTCATAAACCAGATGGCATTGTGGGAACTTTAATGAGTAATATGGCATTAGAGTTAGCACTGGAAAAAGCCAATGTTGCATTTTTACGTGCAAATGTAGGTGATCGTTATGTATTACAAGGTTTACAACAGAAAGGTTGGTTATTGGGTGGAGAGCCTTCTGGCCATATTTTGACTTTAGATAAAAGTACGACAGGAGATGCCATTATTGCATCTTTACAAGTGCTTACAGTCATGATTGAACAAAATAAAGCGTTACATGAATTACTTGAAGGCTTTCAATTATTACCAAATGTATTAGTCAATGTTCATCTGTCTAAAATGTTTGATCCCTATTCGGTTCCATTGCTGGTTGATGCATTTCAACAGGCAGAACAACAATTAAAAGGCCGTGGTCGTTTGCTGATTCGTAAATCAGGCACTGAGCCTGTAATTCGTGTTATGGTTGAAGGTGAGGATTTGCAAGAAGTCACCACTTTGGCAAATCAACTTGCCGATACTGTTAAAATGAATGCAGTTTAAGAGGTTGAAAAATGAATGATTTAATTAAAGACTTAAGTGAGTTGCGCTTAAGTTATGAAAAAGATGAATTATATGAAGATTGTGTAGATCAATCACCTCATGAGCAATTTTTAACTTGGTTTAATCATGCATTAGAATCAAAATTACACGAACCTTATGCAATGTCGTTGGCCACAGCAAATGCCCAAGGTCATCCACATGTGAGAACCGTATTACTGCGTGGAGCGACTGAGCAAGGTTATGACTTCTATACCAATTATGATAGTCAAAAAGGTTTAGATTTGGCTGTAAATCCTTATGCAGAATTATTATTTTATTGGCCTGAACAAGAGCGTCAAATTCGTGTGAGTGGGCAGGTCATTAAAATATCTGAACAAGAATCGACTGATTATTATCATAAGCGTCCACGTGATAGCCAAATTGCAGCGCACATTAGTACACCACAAAGTGGTGTAATTGCGAGTCGCCAAGCATTACAGGATCGTTTTGAACAATTAAAACAGCAGGTTGAAGATCAAGTTACTT harbors:
- the glmM gene encoding phosphoglucosamine mutase; the protein is MSYFGTDGIRGKFGELPITPEFALKLGFAAGKVLKNYSTKTKPIVVLGKDTRLSGYILEAALQAGLNAAGVYVHLLGPLPTPAIAHLTRALHASLGIVISASHNPYQDNGIKFFSGEGKKLPDDVQDAINRELEQEIKIEDTANLGKSVRVKDANGRYIEFCKSTFPYHFDLSNLKIVVDCANGAAYNVGPAVFRELGAKVIALYNEPDGLNINKNCGSTHPENLQKAVIKHQADLGIAFDGDADRVIMVDKYGQQVTGDHILYILATQAAHKPDGIVGTLMSNMALELALEKANVAFLRANVGDRYVLQGLQQKGWLLGGEPSGHILTLDKSTTGDAIIASLQVLTVMIEQNKALHELLEGFQLLPNVLVNVHLSKMFDPYSVPLLVDAFQQAEQQLKGRGRLLIRKSGTEPVIRVMVEGEDLQEVTTLANQLADTVKMNAV
- the pdxH gene encoding pyridoxamine 5'-phosphate oxidase: MNDLIKDLSELRLSYEKDELYEDCVDQSPHEQFLTWFNHALESKLHEPYAMSLATANAQGHPHVRTVLLRGATEQGYDFYTNYDSQKGLDLAVNPYAELLFYWPEQERQIRVSGQVIKISEQESTDYYHKRPRDSQIAAHISTPQSGVIASRQALQDRFEQLKQQVEDQVTLTKPEFWGGYRLAPEYYEFWQGRPNRLHDRLIYKKMDGFWKLQRLMP